One segment of Myotis daubentonii chromosome 11, mMyoDau2.1, whole genome shotgun sequence DNA contains the following:
- the NTMT1 gene encoding N-terminal Xaa-Pro-Lys N-methyltransferase 1 isoform X1 — protein sequence MSNCRHTDPRRTGPAPQAARRRRCWANGAESHDPAWEAKPRRAGEAEREESQARRRHCGAAADTVGDSMTSKVIEDEKQFYSKAKTYWKDVPPTVDGMLGGYGHISSIDINSSRKFLQRFLREGPNPTGTSCALDCGAGIGRITKRLLLPLFRAVDMVDVTEDFLAKAKTYLGEEGKRVRNYFCCGLQDFSPEPNSYDVIWIQWVIGHLTDQHLAEFLRRCKQGLRPNGIIVIKDNMAQEGVILDDVDSSVCRDLEVVHGIVRSAGLSLLAQERQENLPDEIYHVYSLALR from the exons GTGCTGGGCTAATGGTGCTGAAAGTCATGACCCTGCCTGGGAAGCTAAACCCCGGAGGGCCGgcgaggcagagagagaggagagccagGCAAG GAGGCGCCACTGCGGAGCTGCAGCAGACACAGTGGGAGACAGTATGACGAGCAAGGTGATAGAAGACGAGAAGCAATTCTACTCCAAGGCCAAGACGTACTGGAAGGATGTCCCCCCGACGGTGGACGGCATGCTCGGGGGGTACGGCCACATCTCCAGCATCGACATCAACAGCTCCCGGAAGTTCCTGCAGAGGTTTCTGAGG GAAGGCCCCAACCCGACGGGGACCTCCTGCGCCCTGGACTGCGGCGCCGGCATTGGCAGGATCACCAAGCGGCTGCTCCTGCCGCTCTTCCGGGCGGTGGACATGGTGGACGTGACGGAGGACTTTCTGGCGAAAGCGAAGACCTACCTGGGTGAGGAGGGCAAGAGGGTGAGGAACTACTTCTGCTGCGGCCTCCAGGACTTCAGCCCGGAGCCCAACTCCTACGACGTCATCTGGATCCAGTGGGTGATAG GCCACCTGACCGATCAGCACCTGGCCGAGTTCCTGCGGCGCTGCAAGCAGGGCCTGCGCCCCAACGGCATCATCGTCATCAAAGACAACATGGCCCAGGAGGGCGTGATCCTGGACGATGTGGACAGCAGCGTCTGCCGGGACCTCGAGGTGGTCCACGGCATCGTCCGCAGCGCCGGCCTCAGCCTCCTCGCCCAGGAGCGGCAGGAGAACCTCCCCGACGAGATCTACCATGTCTACAGCTTGGCCCTGAGATGA
- the NTMT1 gene encoding N-terminal Xaa-Pro-Lys N-methyltransferase 1 isoform X2, which yields MSNCRHTDPRRTGPAPQAARRRRRRHCGAAADTVGDSMTSKVIEDEKQFYSKAKTYWKDVPPTVDGMLGGYGHISSIDINSSRKFLQRFLREGPNPTGTSCALDCGAGIGRITKRLLLPLFRAVDMVDVTEDFLAKAKTYLGEEGKRVRNYFCCGLQDFSPEPNSYDVIWIQWVIGHLTDQHLAEFLRRCKQGLRPNGIIVIKDNMAQEGVILDDVDSSVCRDLEVVHGIVRSAGLSLLAQERQENLPDEIYHVYSLALR from the exons GAGGCGCCACTGCGGAGCTGCAGCAGACACAGTGGGAGACAGTATGACGAGCAAGGTGATAGAAGACGAGAAGCAATTCTACTCCAAGGCCAAGACGTACTGGAAGGATGTCCCCCCGACGGTGGACGGCATGCTCGGGGGGTACGGCCACATCTCCAGCATCGACATCAACAGCTCCCGGAAGTTCCTGCAGAGGTTTCTGAGG GAAGGCCCCAACCCGACGGGGACCTCCTGCGCCCTGGACTGCGGCGCCGGCATTGGCAGGATCACCAAGCGGCTGCTCCTGCCGCTCTTCCGGGCGGTGGACATGGTGGACGTGACGGAGGACTTTCTGGCGAAAGCGAAGACCTACCTGGGTGAGGAGGGCAAGAGGGTGAGGAACTACTTCTGCTGCGGCCTCCAGGACTTCAGCCCGGAGCCCAACTCCTACGACGTCATCTGGATCCAGTGGGTGATAG GCCACCTGACCGATCAGCACCTGGCCGAGTTCCTGCGGCGCTGCAAGCAGGGCCTGCGCCCCAACGGCATCATCGTCATCAAAGACAACATGGCCCAGGAGGGCGTGATCCTGGACGATGTGGACAGCAGCGTCTGCCGGGACCTCGAGGTGGTCCACGGCATCGTCCGCAGCGCCGGCCTCAGCCTCCTCGCCCAGGAGCGGCAGGAGAACCTCCCCGACGAGATCTACCATGTCTACAGCTTGGCCCTGAGATGA
- the ASB6 gene encoding ankyrin repeat and SOCS box protein 6 isoform X1 produces MPFLHGFRRIIFEYQPLVDAILGSLGVQDPERQEPLEGPSYVPSEESRLLVLTELLERKAHSPFYQEGVSNALLKMAELGLTQAADVLLRNGANLNFEDPVTYYTALHIAVLRNQPDMVELLVRHGADINRRDRIHESSPLDLASEEPERLPCLQRLLDLGADVNAADKHGKTALLHALASSDGVQIHNTENVRLLLEGGADVKATTKDGDTVFTCIIFLLGETVGGDKEEAQLINRFCFQVTQLLLAHGADPSECPAHESLTHTCLKSFQVHFPLLRFLLESGAAYNCSLHGASCWSGFHVVFDRLCSHPGCAEDESHGDLLRKAETVLDLMVTNSPKLQLPENFDIHPVGSLAEKIRALHSSLRQLESYPPPLKHLCRVHIRRYLQPWPVDAKVQALPLPDRLKWYLLSEHSSPAEADI; encoded by the exons ATGCCCTTCCTGCACGGCTTCCGGAGGATCATCTTCGAGTACCAGCCGCTGGTGGACGCGATCCTGGGCTCCCTGGGCGTCCAGGACCCCGAGCGCCAGGAGCCGCTGGAGGG gcccagctATGTGCCCAGCGAGGAGAGCCGGCTCCTTGTTCTCACCGAGCTTCTGGAGAGAAAGGCCCACTCCCCGTTCTACCAGGAAGGCGTGAGCAATGCGCTGCTGAAGATGGCCGAGCTGGGGCTGACCCAGGCGGCCGATGTTCTCCTGCGAAACGGGGCCAACCTCAACTTCGAAG ACCCGGTCACCTATTACACGGCCCTGCACATCGCTGTCCTGCGAAACCAGCCTGACATGGTGGAGCTGCTGGTGCGCCACGGGGCCGACATTAACCGGAGGGACCGG ATCCACGAGAGCAGCCCCCTGGACCTGGCCAGCGAGGAGCCGGAGCGTCTGCCCTGCCTGCAGCGCCTCCTGGACCTTGGGGCAGACGTCAATGCAGCCGACAAGCATG GGAAGACTGCTCTGCTCCACGCTCTGGCCAGCAGCGACGGCGTGCAGATCCACAACACCGAGAACGTCCGGCTGCTGCTGGAGGGAG GGGCAGACGTGAAGGCGACCACCAAAGACGGGGACACGGTGTTCACCTGCATCATCTTCCTGCTCGGGGAGACGGTGGGAGGGGACAAAGAGGAGGCCCAGCTGATCAACCGCTTCTGCTTCCAAGTCACGCAGCTGCTGCTGGCTCACGGGGCCGACCCCAGCGAGTGCCCAGCCCACGAGTCGCTCACGCACACCTGCCTCAAGAGCTTCCAAGTGCACTTCCCTCTGCTGCGCTTCCTGCTCGAGTCCGGAGCCGCCTACAACTGTTCCCTCCACGGAGCGTCCTGCTGGTCTGGCTTCCACGTGGTCTTCGACAGGCTCTGCTCCCACCCGGGCTGCGCCGAGGACGAGAGCCACGGGGACCTCCTGCGCAAAGCCGAGACCGTCCTGGACCTCATGGTGACCAATTCCCCAAAACTGCAGCTGCCGGAAAACTTCGACATCCATCCCGTGGGCAGCCTGGCAGAAAAGATCCGGGCCCTCCACTCCTCCCTGAGGCAGCTGGAGAGCTACCCCCCGCCCCTCAAGCACCTGTGTCGCGTTCACATCCGTCGCTACCTTCAGCCGTGGCCCGTGGATGCGAAggtccaggccctgcctctgcccgACAGGCTGAAGTGGTACCTCCTCAGTGAGCACAGCAGCCCCGCGGAGGCTGACATCTGA
- the ASB6 gene encoding ankyrin repeat and SOCS box protein 6 isoform X2 produces the protein MPFLHGFRRIIFEYQPLVDAILGSLGVQDPERQEPLEGPSYVPSEESRLLVLTELLERKAHSPFYQEGVSNALLKMAELGLTQAADVLLRNGANLNFEDPVTYYTALHIAVLRNQPDMVELLVRHGADINRRDRIHESSPLDLASEEPERLPCLQRLLDLGADVNAADKHGADVKATTKDGDTVFTCIIFLLGETVGGDKEEAQLINRFCFQVTQLLLAHGADPSECPAHESLTHTCLKSFQVHFPLLRFLLESGAAYNCSLHGASCWSGFHVVFDRLCSHPGCAEDESHGDLLRKAETVLDLMVTNSPKLQLPENFDIHPVGSLAEKIRALHSSLRQLESYPPPLKHLCRVHIRRYLQPWPVDAKVQALPLPDRLKWYLLSEHSSPAEADI, from the exons ATGCCCTTCCTGCACGGCTTCCGGAGGATCATCTTCGAGTACCAGCCGCTGGTGGACGCGATCCTGGGCTCCCTGGGCGTCCAGGACCCCGAGCGCCAGGAGCCGCTGGAGGG gcccagctATGTGCCCAGCGAGGAGAGCCGGCTCCTTGTTCTCACCGAGCTTCTGGAGAGAAAGGCCCACTCCCCGTTCTACCAGGAAGGCGTGAGCAATGCGCTGCTGAAGATGGCCGAGCTGGGGCTGACCCAGGCGGCCGATGTTCTCCTGCGAAACGGGGCCAACCTCAACTTCGAAG ACCCGGTCACCTATTACACGGCCCTGCACATCGCTGTCCTGCGAAACCAGCCTGACATGGTGGAGCTGCTGGTGCGCCACGGGGCCGACATTAACCGGAGGGACCGG ATCCACGAGAGCAGCCCCCTGGACCTGGCCAGCGAGGAGCCGGAGCGTCTGCCCTGCCTGCAGCGCCTCCTGGACCTTGGGGCAGACGTCAATGCAGCCGACAAGCATG GGGCAGACGTGAAGGCGACCACCAAAGACGGGGACACGGTGTTCACCTGCATCATCTTCCTGCTCGGGGAGACGGTGGGAGGGGACAAAGAGGAGGCCCAGCTGATCAACCGCTTCTGCTTCCAAGTCACGCAGCTGCTGCTGGCTCACGGGGCCGACCCCAGCGAGTGCCCAGCCCACGAGTCGCTCACGCACACCTGCCTCAAGAGCTTCCAAGTGCACTTCCCTCTGCTGCGCTTCCTGCTCGAGTCCGGAGCCGCCTACAACTGTTCCCTCCACGGAGCGTCCTGCTGGTCTGGCTTCCACGTGGTCTTCGACAGGCTCTGCTCCCACCCGGGCTGCGCCGAGGACGAGAGCCACGGGGACCTCCTGCGCAAAGCCGAGACCGTCCTGGACCTCATGGTGACCAATTCCCCAAAACTGCAGCTGCCGGAAAACTTCGACATCCATCCCGTGGGCAGCCTGGCAGAAAAGATCCGGGCCCTCCACTCCTCCCTGAGGCAGCTGGAGAGCTACCCCCCGCCCCTCAAGCACCTGTGTCGCGTTCACATCCGTCGCTACCTTCAGCCGTGGCCCGTGGATGCGAAggtccaggccctgcctctgcccgACAGGCTGAAGTGGTACCTCCTCAGTGAGCACAGCAGCCCCGCGGAGGCTGACATCTGA